One genomic region from Spirochaeta lutea encodes:
- a CDS encoding ABC transporter ATP-binding protein: MRQGDFNGIRGIISPFKHIVQRYSFSLAAAILCMVLVDVFAYTLPILIQYITDHVFPTLGREENLPRLFLFGGLILLVAVLRGIMAHLMIRTFWYVAERVVRDIRNELFEKLQHLQAPFYDTARTGDLMSRVSNDVQMIRNFFSFGIEHRVRIVLISATVLVLMLIQNWRLALMVYIFIPMIFLMVVYFSKKMNTAVDRKHRQTGALSSFLQQNLRGIRIVKALGMEDTQIAEFDEENTSLKEAGMKVADLQARLNPLLILTNTLGTLVIVLYGGIQVIQGTGNTTLGTLLGFITYLSIMGFPVFILAFNTSLLSLASGASRRIHEVLSQSDQRQENSGRHRGAIAGAFEFRNVSFSYPQSSKVLDDLSFTIKPGERVAIFGLTGSGKSSLISLVPRFYEPDSGEILLDGVPLKDWDLEYLRSRIGMVLQESFLFSTTILENIAYGKPEASMEEIVQAARAARIHDFIQGLPEGYHNMVGEFGVGLSGGQRQRLAIARALLKNPQLLILDDCTSSLDSKTEVEIQEELRNLMAGRTTLIIAQRISTLRLADRIILLHEGRLHHMEAHDDLLKKSPLYRSTYETQMMFGSIGEDSMTGRS, from the coding sequence GTGAGGCAAGGAGATTTTAATGGGATTCGCGGGATAATCTCTCCCTTTAAACACATAGTGCAGCGGTACTCATTTTCCTTAGCTGCCGCGATCTTGTGTATGGTTCTTGTTGATGTGTTCGCCTACACCCTGCCTATTCTCATTCAGTACATCACCGACCATGTATTCCCCACCCTGGGCAGGGAGGAAAATCTGCCGCGATTATTCCTCTTCGGCGGGTTGATTCTCCTGGTTGCTGTTCTTCGGGGGATTATGGCGCATTTGATGATCCGCACATTCTGGTACGTCGCCGAGAGGGTTGTCAGGGACATCAGGAATGAACTCTTTGAGAAACTGCAGCATTTGCAGGCTCCCTTTTACGATACTGCACGCACCGGTGATCTCATGTCCAGGGTGAGTAATGATGTGCAGATGATTAGAAACTTTTTTTCATTCGGCATTGAACACCGTGTTCGTATCGTTCTTATCTCCGCAACCGTTCTGGTTCTCATGCTCATCCAAAACTGGCGCCTGGCACTCATGGTTTACATATTTATTCCCATGATCTTCCTTATGGTGGTGTACTTCAGCAAAAAGATGAATACGGCTGTGGATAGGAAACACCGCCAAACCGGTGCTCTGAGCAGCTTTCTCCAGCAGAATTTACGCGGTATTAGGATCGTGAAGGCCTTGGGGATGGAAGATACGCAGATCGCTGAGTTTGATGAGGAAAATACCAGCCTAAAAGAAGCCGGAATGAAGGTGGCCGATCTGCAGGCGAGATTGAATCCCTTGCTCATCCTGACCAATACCCTGGGCACATTGGTTATCGTTCTCTACGGAGGAATCCAGGTAATCCAGGGCACGGGCAATACAACCCTGGGAACCCTTCTCGGATTTATTACCTACCTGTCAATTATGGGGTTTCCCGTATTCATACTCGCCTTCAACACGAGTCTTTTAAGTTTGGCCTCCGGTGCCTCCCGGAGGATCCATGAGGTTCTCTCCCAATCGGATCAACGCCAGGAAAACTCAGGACGGCATAGGGGAGCTATTGCCGGGGCCTTTGAGTTCAGGAATGTGTCTTTCTCCTATCCCCAATCCTCCAAGGTGCTGGATGACCTGAGCTTTACCATAAAGCCTGGTGAGCGGGTGGCGATTTTCGGGCTCACCGGTTCGGGCAAGAGTTCCCTCATATCCCTGGTTCCCCGGTTTTACGAGCCAGATTCGGGGGAAATCCTCCTAGATGGGGTGCCCCTGAAAGACTGGGATCTGGAGTATCTGCGGTCCCGTATCGGGATGGTGCTTCAGGAAAGCTTTTTATTTTCCACCACCATCCTGGAGAATATCGCTTATGGAAAACCCGAGGCGAGCATGGAAGAAATTGTGCAAGCCGCCCGGGCGGCACGGATCCATGATTTTATCCAAGGTCTGCCCGAGGGCTACCATAATATGGTGGGTGAATTTGGAGTGGGACTTTCGGGTGGTCAGCGTCAACGATTAGCCATCGCCCGGGCCTTGCTTAAAAATCCCCAATTGCTGATCCTTGATGATTGTACATCGAGCTTGGACAGTAAAACCGAGGTGGAAATACAGGAGGAGCTCAGAAATCTCATGGCCGGGCGGACAACCCTGATCATCGCTCAGAGAATTTCTACCCTGCGTCTGGCTGACCGGATAATTCTGCTCCACGAGGGAAGGCTGCATCACATGGAAGCCCATGATGATCTCCTTAAAAAGAGTCCTCTCTACCGATCGACCTATGAAACCCAGATGATGTTCGGTTCCATCGGCGAAGACTCGATGACGGGGAGGTCGTAA
- a CDS encoding CBM35 domain-containing protein, translating to MRVSTKITGVFAIIFFLSIIATGCVTAQKNEQGSDGGDTPARIEFEQGIIEGNILVNSQPDNEADGTIEPASGDSLYMTDSGTITVTANVPAAGDYVVKIYYALPTSYGDKENNVMVNDTDLGPQKFPATGGKWTAKWIQATLQEGDNTISISHNWGYTWFDYLTVEALF from the coding sequence ATGCGTGTTTCAACAAAAATTACCGGTGTATTTGCAATAATCTTTTTTCTTTCAATCATTGCAACCGGTTGCGTTACTGCTCAAAAAAATGAGCAAGGATCTGATGGAGGTGATACACCTGCCCGAATTGAATTCGAACAGGGCATCATTGAGGGTAACATCTTGGTGAATAGCCAACCGGATAATGAAGCAGATGGAACCATTGAACCTGCCAGCGGCGATTCACTGTACATGACCGATAGCGGAACCATCACTGTAACAGCGAATGTCCCAGCCGCAGGAGACTATGTCGTTAAGATTTACTACGCCCTCCCCACGAGCTACGGCGACAAGGAAAACAATGTAATGGTTAACGACACCGACCTGGGACCCCAAAAATTTCCAGCAACGGGTGGTAAGTGGACGGCAAAATGGATTCAGGCTACCCTCCAGGAAGGAGACAATACCATTAGCATCAGCCATAACTGGGGTTACACATGGTTCGATTATCTTACCGTCGAGGCCCTGTTTTAG